In the Glycine max cultivar Williams 82 chromosome 6, Glycine_max_v4.0, whole genome shotgun sequence genome, GCCGTCATAGAGGACCGAAGATATAGGTAAAGAAACTATACTAAAGCGAGTGACTTTGATAGAAAACGAATATAAAAACGGCAAAGTTATAGGCCACCAAAAAACCAGCAAGTTAGAGACATGTGGGTCAATACATGATTCGTTCAAAAATGTATTCATAATTCATCTACCTTGTGCTTtaaccttaaaataaatttaatattgtcCCAACTCCGAGAAATTAGATTTCAACAAGAAAATTGGGGAGACAATAAAGTTACTTTGCCCTATACCTGAATTTCAGCAGCAACAATTTACTACCTAACAGTAATTCAGTTGATTTTATCATTGATGAGGGGGAAACAAAAACCAGCAGCACTTCTTAAAATaggaaaatatttatgtaaaagGAAACGTTATTCTTTAGTCACGGAAGGGAAGCTCGTATCAAGCAAAGCATTTAAAAACATCCTAAGCAATACTAGAACATCTGCATAGAAGGAACATGAATAAAGATCAAGTAGGGCGTTCACGAATGTTTATGTTTGCttctaaataaaatgacaagCACTAAGTAAgacaatatatatatgagtATAAATCACATATCTAACGTATTAAGCAAATATACATATGATTACAAAACTTCAAATTAATTGGAGTTATCAGCTTCACTATTAAGCAATCCTATCACTTATAAGTAGCAGAAACATCAGCCAAAACAGACATGAAATGTTGTTCAAAAGCATATTCATCCATGCACAAAATAAATCCAGTGTATAGTTACTTCAAAATGACACAAATACTTTCATCAAACAATTTTAAGCATTGGAAGAACATGACATAATATAAATTAGTCATCagaattacattattatttacaCCATCATCAGCAATGTCAAAGTAGCTGAATGCAAAACAAACTCCCATTCACAGCTTTAACATTAATATTGCAAGCCAATTTTTTAAGGGAGTGTTAAACTGCAGGTATAAAGCTCTTACTTAAACCACCAAGAATTGAGTTTAAAGCCTTCGTGATGAGAAGTTTAAGATACGTGACTACATGCAAACCAAATGATTTACAGGTACGATCAAATCATAAATGTTGAAGACTAGGGCAAGTGGCTAAAACACTACCAAAAAAGATCAAACAGGAGAGGAAGAAGAGTGCATACGGTGGGAAGTAAGTTAAAAAACACATAATTGCATATTGTTATATAGATAAATGATGCTTAAAGAAGCAGCAATTCAGGAGCGCGACAGTGTACAGAGAACGGGAATTTGTCATTGAAATAGCCCCAGACAAATGCCTGAGTTAAAATGCAATTGCCAAAGTCAAACTTCAATTAACACTTAGTTCAAAAATATGGTGAGCTTATAGTGGTCTAGGAATATCATATTCTCAGAGTTCAGAATTGACATTAATACTAAGGATAAAGAATACGATTAGACAAATAAATGCTTAGCAAGGACGCTCTAAGCCGTAACAAACAAAGGCATTAGCAAAGTCATGGAGCTAAGCACGGAAGCGTATGGCAAAAGCTCAAGAATACAGATCCATAGTCCATACATATCAGAGGTAGGGTGTTTAAAATCAAATGGGAATACAAACACTGAAGATTTTACGACCTATAATCTGGATGTGTGGTAATTGATTCCACATACTACATGTGATTTCTCATGTTAACTAAGAAACTAATAGCTATGGCTTCCACATCACAGACAAGAAATCTTACTTCACAACAGGTTAAAAATCCATCTTTAACAGACAAATTGAACATCGTTAATTTCGCCACAAGTAAAACATGAGGAGGGCAAACTAGTTTGCACAactacaataatatatataactcaGTCACTCAAGTGATCAGAAGTTGCTATGTCTATGCCACAATGAAGTGGCTAGAATGTGTAATTGTTTGTTCTGACCTCAAACCTTCAAAAGCTGCATCTTGTTGGCAAAAGCAATGGCAATCCAATCGGGCTGGGCGGCGGACCACTGCAGCTGGTTAATTTCACAGCCAGCAGAGTACATGCAGACGGGATCAATCCCAGTGGGAGAAGCAAGCGTGGGCAATTCCCAAATAAGAGCCTGAGTATCATCACCAGCAGAACAAATATGCGTGGAGCTATGAGGAGCCCAAGCAATGGCGTTCACACTCCCACGGTGCCTCTCTAACTCCGCAACAGGGGTAGTGGGAGACCTAATATCCAAAATCACAACTTTATTACTGTCCATTAAAATGGTGGCCATGTACCTCAGGTCCTGTTTGTTCCAAGCCAAGCGGAGCAAAGGGGTGTCAGGGTGGGGGCTCTCGTAGATGATGGTGGAGTGCTCCTTGTCGCGAAGGTCGAAGATTCTAACGGAGCCGTCGGCGGAGACGGAGGCGAAGACTCTGGCCTCTCCCCAGGCGATGTCGTAAACCTCCTTGTCGTGAGCGATGAGTTGGGTTTCGACGAGGGTGCGTTCGATGTCCCAGATGGTGCAGGTGGTGTCGATGCTGGAGGTGGCGATGCGGTTGGGGTCGATGTCGTTCCAGTCGAAAGAGGTTAAGGGGGCGCAGAACTCGCTGGTCTTGCTGTTGTTGAAGAGGGAGACGGCATCCACGGAGTTATCACGGATCTCCCAGAGGCGGAGGTAGTCGCCGGAGGTGGCGAGGAGGTCGGAGGAAGAGGAAGGGGAGGGTTTGCGGGGGTGGAACATGAGTTTGGTGGGAGGGTAAGGGTGGTCGAAGGAGAGAGAAGGGTGGGGAGTTACCGAAAGGGTGTCAGGGTGGAAAGAGAGGATGTCGACGCGGTTGTTGTATTCTTCGATGAAGCTGCCGAGGGCGAGGCGGTGGGGGTGGGAGGGGGAGAATGACATGCCGTAGATAGGGTAAGGGGACTCGTAAGTGACGGAGTTTTCCGATCGGAGATGGGATTCTTCGGTCGAATTCTCCATTTTGGTTCTTGTTTCAGAGGAAGGAAGATCAAAAATGTTAGGTGGCTCAAAGAGACACTTGGAACTGCACTTCTAACTTCTATAACACTAGTCGCTGGAAAAAGTCGCACGTGAGGGGCGTGTTCTGGCATGCCTCAATTGACCTGACAGCTCCATTCAAAACCAAACCCCCCgttactttttactttttaggtCACGTTATGTAACCGCAGACTTTTTTACAGCTTTTACTTTTTACGTGaggtaatgtaatttttttcagaATATCTTTTAATGTTCAAAACAGTTTATGAAAGGTTTAAAACCATAgtttattgaaacaaaaatcaaatgtaGTTACTGTATCATATTCTTTGATGGGATAGgaagttaataaattattaacatcatttttatgtaaatttgttaatattgttatttcatagtaacaaaattgcctatttaattcctaaaatatgCATGTGGTGTCAATTTCATTATGAAAACTGAACATTactaatttatttcataaatgttgttttcattttaattaacgATAATGCCCAAATGACACTTAATTTGGTTACGTGCCAAATTCATGCTTGCAATGGTTGTTTCACATCAAAATACAATATCTTGGACTAAATTACCGTAACGAAAGATGATTTTTACTGTTGCTTTTAACACTAACTTGGTAACAGCTCTCTTGGTTAGAAGTTTTAAGCTTTGTTTTATTCTTCTCCAATTTAAAACTTCTTTGTCGCTGCAATTGTGTGATTTGTGTTGAATGTGTATGGATCGAACTCAACGGAAGgtacaaatccaaaaaaaattaagggtaaATATGAGTTTGTTTCTCCTTTTGGATACCATGGTGGTCCTTGTTTTATGTTTAAACTAATTCTcagattaaaaaacatattttaatttgttgtagCATACATCAATATTTGTTaagaacaataataacaaaacaaagagaaacatttaaataacaatcacatcttagaaataaacaaaaagggttgaatcaaataaaacaaaaataaagaaatctgtttattattgttattagttTGAGgggaaaataatttgtttttccaAATTTGTAGTCACTCCTCCTAATCTTGTTTCACATTTTCTCTTAGAAAATATTTtgcttaaatatttaatatatcttCATTATTCTTCCTAATCGTATTTtcgtttttctaaaaaaacagaGTTACACTATTTCACCACTAATTTTTGGATCCAAATGTACTAATGCGCTTGGTTGAAGAAAATAAACGAGCCCCAAAACACTACGGGCCCAAACAAATATCTAAACCAAATAAAGCCCAATCCAACTACAAAAGAAAAAGTCTACCCTTGGGTGTTTCACATGTTCAGCAAATAGACAGTGTGGAGAACTGGAGTCGGAAGGCACAACACAAGTAGACTGAAGTGGAATGGGTTGTTGAGAGTGAAAAGAACCTTTGAAAAGCAATATTATAAGCCCAATAGAATAATCTCCCTAGCCCAATTTAGCTAATCTCATATTTTGGTGTCAAATGTCAATACATACTAAATAATATTGTTGATACttgataatgaaataaaaatatgcaatttaaataatttttttcaagccTTAATTAGCTAACGAAGCAACTCGTGTTAATCTTgtaccaataaaataaaataaataaaaaatattttagaaaataaaaaaatattgatggatTAAActtgtcaatatatatatatatatatatatatatatatatatatatatatatatatatatatatatatataactcaagatgcaacataattaattttaatcaaccAAATTAGTATGTCAGGTTGATATTTATTTTGGCTTAAAAAATCCAAGTTTGATGATTGATTCATAAGCCGCAGATTGAGTAGTTTTCATccttttcaaattaatgaaCAAAAACTTCAAGAGACAATtgtagaaacatttttttatagcatACAGTTGCTCTACACACATATGTCAGTCAGTTTTCCCTACTTTTCATAGTTGATAATTAGCAGTGACTACACGAAATCTTATTTTCAGGCACTACTCTCTCATGGATAATTGTAACcaaaaatttaatacaaagtGTGTCAAGATGTAGTTACGTAAGAGAGGGGAAAAAACAGAAAGACTCATTCAATAGAGTTTCACTTAGCTCGTTCTCTTTTTATCTAAATCCATCATCAAGCTCTCTATCACGTTCTAAAACACATCATACTTATGGTTCTAGACCAATCTTGAACTACCGGATAAGATGCTTAATTGAGACCAATGCAACtatgcaaacaaacaagagttgACTGACTTCCTATAACTTTACTGTCATGcgataatgaaatatatatatatataagagatcCATTtccattaatataattttaataattattatattattctataatttttaactatataatattttttttcttaaaatttattgttgtattaaaaatttctttcatatatatcatatatataaaattttatattaatctaaaattatttattatctctttcatataaattaaacatcaacgtaatataaatattttaaaatatactaaaatatgaattatttaattattttttaaattatttaattttaacaaaatttgacacaaataattttaataacacttgaatatatcaaattataaaagtaatGTAATAATTACCAAAGTTACATGTAATTTGATTCATCATCTCTGCATATAACCAACATATTTTGGAATACGTTAAAATAAGTTGCAGGTTCTCCCAAAATAAGACATAGGTTTTTGTTAAGTGAAAGCgtgaaaatatattaagaagaaataagaaaaaaagggtgATCCGAGATTTGAAGTGTATGTGAAAGGCGAAGCTCTCCATAAGCAATTGGTACATAGTGTAGATCCTCTAAAGTAACAAAACTATTAGTTAATATAAGACTAGTACAATAGACCCGATCACTctaaattcattttatataatactcataattatttcattttattttttctcttttccggtaaaagaaaaattattttgtgaacCACTATGGCCAACGCGTCAGCACTATCAATTGATAAATTAAGTGTATATTGATGTGAAAAGGTCACTGACCAGTGACCAATAATAatgttatgtaaaaaaaaagtaaatgaaatggaaTAAATGTGGAcgtgtataaaattaaaatggatctAGTATGGTCAAGTTCATTGTACAATTGaccaataattttattaatttatcatatattccACCATTTTACTTTAAAGGATCTACACATATTGGTATAACCCAGTATCAATATTCATAAGTAAATTTTATGAGCTTCTTCAAAAATTCTTGTATTACTCGAGCTCAACAGAACGCCGAAAGGGACAAACAACCGAGTACGATTCTTGCCCAGGATTCAACCaaagtaaataagaaaaaataaaggaataacTTATATTTTCTTCAGCGATTTTGATCATTATCAATGACACTTAAAACAAGAATCTAGGCTCATGGACCTAAATCGAACACTATAAAAGCACTCTCAATGTTACTCTAATCTATTCTTGATACATGTCTTTGTGTCTCCAACTTGAGACAATGGGAGAACGACAGCACTGCCACCACTCCTCTCATGAATACTTATAATATAAGTCAAAATAAGTTGTCCAAAAACTCTTTCAATTGGAGCCAtaatataattcataatttaaacttgaaattaCTAATCATGTACCAATCAATCAAGCGATAGCCAATATTTAAAACTTGTTTTTACCTAAGTATAAACTACTCtcgcagtaaaaaaaaaaaaaaacactagtcTCGTAGTCGTGCATCGTGGGATCTAGAAAATTCTCACTGCATTTTATGTCACTA is a window encoding:
- the LOC100804923 gene encoding protein TRANSPARENT TESTA GLABRA 1 encodes the protein MENSTEESHLRSENSVTYESPYPIYGMSFSPSHPHRLALGSFIEEYNNRVDILSFHPDTLSVTPHPSLSFDHPYPPTKLMFHPRKPSPSSSSDLLATSGDYLRLWEIRDNSVDAVSLFNNSKTSEFCAPLTSFDWNDIDPNRIATSSIDTTCTIWDIERTLVETQLIAHDKEVYDIAWGEARVFASVSADGSVRIFDLRDKEHSTIIYESPHPDTPLLRLAWNKQDLRYMATILMDSNKVVILDIRSPTTPVAELERHRGSVNAIAWAPHSSTHICSAGDDTQALIWELPTLASPTGIDPVCMYSAGCEINQLQWSAAQPDWIAIAFANKMQLLKV